In a single window of the Cervus elaphus chromosome 1, mCerEla1.1, whole genome shotgun sequence genome:
- the LOC122696962 gene encoding olfactory receptor 52N4-like, translating into MLKLNKTEWVPPSFILNGVPGLEDVHIWISFPFCSMYVVAMAGNCGLLYLIYCEDSLHKPMYYFLAMLSLTDLVICSSTVPKALSIFWFHLKKIGSDGCLIQMFFVHTFTGMESGVLMLMALDRYVAICYPLRYSTILTNPVIAKAGLSTFLRGVLLIIPFPFLIKRLPYCRGNVIPHTYCDHMSVAKLSCGNTKVNAIYGLIVALLIGGFDILCITVSYTMILRAVVSLSSAEARRKAFSTCTAHICAIVFSYSPAFFSFFSHRFGGHTVPPSCHIIMANIYLLLPPTMNPVVYGVKTKQIRDCVLGILSGSKNTKSQNI; encoded by the coding sequence ATGCTAAAGTTGAATAAAACGGAGTGGGTCCCACCCTCATTCATTCTGAATGGAGTCCCAGGACTGGAAGATGTGCatatttggatttccttccctttctgctcCATGTATGTCGTAGCTATGGCAGGGAATTGTGGACTCCTCTACCTCATCTACTGTGAGGACTCCTTGCACAAACCTATGTATTACTTCTTGGCCATGCTTTCCCTAACTGATCTTGTCATATGCTCTAGCACAGTCCCTAAAGCCCTCTCCATCTTCTGGTTTCATCTCAAGAAAATTGGCTCTGATGGATGCTTGATCCAGATGTTCTTCGTCCACACCTTCACAGGGATGGAGTCTGGGGTGCTCATGCTCATGGCCCTggaccgctacgtggccatctgctACCCTCTGCGCTACTCAACTATCCTCACAAATCCCGTCATTGCAAAGGCGGGTCTCTCCACCTTTCTCAGAGGGGTGTTGCTCAtcattcccttccctttcctcatCAAGCGCCTGCCCTACTGCAGAGGCAATGTAATCCCCCACACGTATTGTGACCACATGTCTGTGGCCAAGCTGTCTTGTGGAAATACCAAGGTCAATGCTATCTATGGTCTGATTGTCGCCCTCCTGATTGGAGGCTTTGACATCCTGTGCATCACAGTCTCCTACACCATGATCCTGAGGGCGGTGGTCAGCCTCTCCTCAGCAGAAGCTCGGCGGAAGGCCTTCAGCACCTGCACTGCCCACATCTGTGCTATAGTTTTCTCCTACAGCCcagccttcttctccttcttttcccATCGCTTTGGGGGCCATACAGTGCCTCCCTCTTGTCACATCATTATGGCCAATATTTATCTACTGTTGCCTCCAACTATGAATCCTGTTGTGTATGGAGTGAAAACCAAGCAGATAAGAGATTGTGTTTTAGGAATCCTTTCAGGTTCTAAGAATACCAAATCCCAAAACATTTGA
- the LOC122696907 gene encoding olfactory receptor 52N4 → MLKLNKTEWVPPSFILNGVPGLEDVHIWISFPFCSMYVVAMAGNCGLLYLIYCEDSLHKPMYYFLAMLSLTDLVMCSSTVPKALSIFWFHLKKIGSDGCLIQMFFVHTFTGMESGVLMLMALDRYVAICYPLRYSTILTNPVIAKVGLSTFLRGVLLIIPFPFLIKRLPYCRGNVIPHTYCDHMSVAKLSCGNTKVNAIYGLIVALLIGGFDILCITVSYTMILRAVVSLSSAEARRKAFSTCTAHICAIVFSYSPAFFSFFSHRFGGHTVPPSCHIIMANIYLLLPPTMNPVVYGVKTKQIRDCVLGILSGSKNTKSQNI, encoded by the coding sequence ATGCTAAAGTTGAATAAAACGGAGTGGGTCCCACCCTCATTCATTCTGAATGGAGTCCCAGGACTGGAAGATGTGCatatttggatttccttccctttctgctcCATGTATGTCGTAGCTATGGCAGGGAATTGTGGACTCCTCTACCTCATCTACTGTGAGGACTCCTTGCACAAACCTATGTATTACTTCTTGGCCATGCTTTCCCTAACTGATCTTGTCATGTGCTCTAGCACAGTCCCTAAAGCCCTCTCCATCTTCTGGTTTCATCTCAAGAAAATTGGCTCTGATGGATGCCTGATCCAGATGTTCTTCGTCCACACCTTCACAGGGATGGAGTCTGGGGTGCTCATGCTCATGGCCCTggaccgctacgtggccatctgctACCCTCTGCGCTACTCAACTATCCTCACAAATCCCGTCATTGCAAAGGTGGGTCTCTCCACCTTTCTCAGAGGGGTGTTGCTCAtcattcccttccctttcctcatCAAGCGCCTGCCCTACTGCAGAGGCAATGTAATCCCCCACACGTATTGTGACCACATGTCTGTGGCCAAGCTGTCTTGTGGAAATACCAAGGTCAATGCTATCTATGGTCTGATTGTCGCCCTCCTGATTGGAGGCTTTGACATCCTGTGCATCACAGTCTCCTACACCATGATCCTGAGGGCGGTGGTCAGCCTCTCCTCAGCAGAAGCTCGGCGGAAGGCCTTCAGCACCTGCACTGCCCACATCTGTGCTATAGTTTTCTCCTACAGCCcagccttcttctccttcttttcccATCGCTTTGGGGGCCATACAGTGCCTCCCTCTTGTCACATCATTATGGCCAATATTTATCTACTGTTGCCTCCAACTATGAATCCTGTTGTGTATGGAGTGAAAACCAAGCAGATAAGAGATTGTGTTTTAGGAATCCTTTCAGGTTCTAAGAATACCAAATCCCAAAACATTTGA